The Yamadazyma tenuis chromosome 2, complete sequence sequence ACATTGTTCAATGCTTTGGATCAGTCTGGGTTGGTTACAACGGTGGTACAAGACTTGATTTCTGACTGTTCTTTGTATGTGTCGTTGTTCAGAACTGCAGAAGGAATCATTTCTGACTTGGTTTCTAAGGTTCAATCTGCTATTAACTCTTCCAAGAGAGATTTGAAGGCCGTGCAAAGACAGGAAAAGCGTACTGCTTTGAAATCTGTTTTAGAAGCTAGATCTAATTTGGATGCTAGACTTGACTTAGATGAGGTTGTGGTTAATTTGTTGCAATCGTTGGCTAACTCAGGATTAGCCAGTTCGGTTGTTAAGTCTATCATCACTGATTCATCTTATATCCCATTTGCCGAAAGCTTGATTTCCGCAGTATTGTCTAGTAATGCCTTGGATTTGGGTGAATTAGTTGATGCTGTTGAAAATACCAACTTGGCTTCTGATTTGCTTAAGTCCATTTTGAATGTTAACACCTTCGATACTGTCGTCACCAATGCTTTTGCTGCTTTCTCTGGTGATTGTTCTACCTCGTCTGGTTCGGGCTCGTCTGGTTCTTCTGCCGCCACTACTTCTGCTGGCTCATCGGGTTCTACttctaccaccaccactactgacCCAtgtaagaagaagagaagaagaagaagaagaagagctAACTACAACTACTAGAGAGACCTGCTCAGGGTACCGTTAAGAAACCCAAAAAAACTGGTCTTTCTTGTGGCGACAACTACGGAAACGGATACGAATATCATACCACTTAATCACCCTTCTGTATAATTGTataattcttcaaaaatatATTTTATGCGAATATTATTATGAAGGGCCCCATCCATTTTACCTTATTAGGCGAAGGCGATGACTGCGAAAAATTATCTTCCGCATTCGGGGCCATTGTAAACACTCGCACTCTAGATAGTTTCAGTAGCACTGTTCCTTTTAAACTATAGTGAACCCATAGAttggttttgttctttAGGTCCTTCCTTTTAATTAACCATTAGCGGATCGTTGTTCCTTAGCTATTATCAATCTCGAATTGGTCAGCAATCATGAACACTGATTCTGAAGCTATCTCGCCTTCAAGACATAAGAGACTTGGGACGTCCGAATTCCAATCTCCTACCAAACCATTGCATAGCATCTTTAGAAGACAAAATTCATTTGATTCGGCGGACAGCTCCACTAGTTTTGGCTCCAATCGTCGTTCTATTTCTCCTATAAGAAAGTCCTTGTCTAACTCGTTGTATAATCCCACAAGCCCTTCACGACTCAGCACTACTGCAGGTAAGCTCAGAAATCTTGTTCCAATGCTTTCAGGGTCCCGATCATCAGTACACACTGATGTATCTCAGATCACTTCCCTCACTTCCCAGTTGTTTCAGCCGGTACAAGATGATTCAACATCCATCAGAGATTTTGCAGACACTTCAggagatgatgatgatgactcTGGCTCTAAATACAGTGCAAGTGTAGAAAGCATACTTCAGGAATACACTGACGATAGTcccaaaaagaagtttttcttcaatgagCACTTTGATGAGAAATCTCTAGCTTCTGTGAAGAGAAACATAAGCACGAAGTCAGTGATCGAGAGGACTCTCAATGAAACCAGGAGCGATTTTGAGGGTACCTCTGGGTCTCATAATAGTTCAGTCGGTCGGTCTTCAAAGGATTTTGCTATCTTTCACGATGCTAGTGGTTTCATTGGCTCAAGTAGCAGTAATCGCAGCAGTTCTGCCAACCCTGCTGCCAATAAGCATATGACAGCATTATCCAGCATCGATAATAATACCTCATCCTCAAGCAGTAGGAATAAAATTTACTATGATACCACTACTTATGATAACTTAAATGAGACTTCCGAGAGACCGTTATTTGAACAGAAGAGTTTCATAAATTCCAGAACCTCATTGAATTCCGGAGAATTATTATCCAAATTGAACCGCTCTTTATCTGATGTAGCAGATCGGCATGTACATCCTTCTAGAGCCGTGGTTGCATATCGAGTGAAGAATTCTCAGTCTCCCAAACTCATCCAAATTCCCAATCCTGAACCAGCTCATTACCATGATTCTGATATCAGCTCCGAAAACTCGATTGGCTCGATAACAGTCCCAACCACACGTGGTATTGTATCTAAGGCTCCTAAGTTTGGTTCAGCTTACCTTGGATCTGCTAGAAGACCTCCTCCACAGGCACCTGTTCAAGATTCATTGTATAAATACAACCAACATGAAGATATGTACCAATCACAAACAACCAAAACAGTGGTTGACGGATTTCCAGCCATTGGAACTGCCCAAAGTAATGTGACATCTCCAGACTACACGGACTATGATGAGAGTTATTTTGGAAACTTAGAAGAGAAACAATCTCAGGAATATGTTGCTCCTCAACATTTCTCATGGTCTTATTTTGTACTTCTCATGGGAATAGGTTTAATTCTTCCACCTATATATTTCTTGGTTTCATTGGGGATTTtcgacaagttgaaaagctCTAAAAACTATTACAACGGAATCTATtatcagcagcagcttCTGGTAAATAGGGGTAGGGTAGTCAAGTTTAGTCCTCGGCAAAAACTTGTGAGCTTCTTTGTTGGAATTCTTTGGTTTTCTATAGTGCTCGGTATGATAGGAGTCGGTTTTGGGTTAACGCAATGAAATGTAAAATAGAATATACATGATCATATCCCCGTATTCGGAGGTGAGATCTAGACTAATTCTTTTTAAAAATTGTTCTTTGTCATAGAAACAGAATTACAAGAATCTGGTATGGATGTAGCAGTAGTCAACATTTGGGATTTAGTATATAACGCTAGCAATAGCCCTAAAGCCTGTTTCATATTCAAATATCATTCTCCAACAAGggtttttgcaactgtCGGATTAGGAGAGGTCGCGAATTAATGATCACAGATGCGAGCAACTGGGGAATTTTGTGGTTTCAATCTTACCCGTACAAGATCTACATATTCACAAAATGGGGAATACACCAGCAAAGGAGTCCAGACCACGGGCTTCGTCTTATAGCAGCAGTAACTCCGGTAGCTATCCTGGGGTAGATACTCAACCGAATCTTGGGTACAGTTACAATTATGGCTACGGCCGGAGCCCAGGATCCCCATTTAACTCCTACTTGGGTGAATCTCGGTCTCGACGTAATACTACATCCTCGGTGTTTGGTCATATAGTACCATCACGTAAGTCCAAGAAActggaagaaaaggatCGACTTCGGGAAGAACATTATATGAACTTGATCGTTAAATTTGACGAATCAGTTGATGGCGGATATTTGGCACCTTACGGAACTTacaaatccaacttggatttTGACCTGGAAATAGTCAGAGGCTTGATAGTGGCTCGGCGGTTGGCCCCATTCTACACGCCTTTACAGGATTTTGATGAATCTTGGAGTGATCAAGAGTTACTTattatcatcaaacaaCTCACATTGCACCTGATTGAAGGAGCATATAGTGGggaagaggaagatgatgatataGACAATCATAAGATTCATAGGTCGTCTAACTTTTACAAAAGACAAGAAcagaagatcaagttgaagatgctcATCGAGAAGATTAAAGAGTTACagaaacaacaagaagatagGTATTTGGAAGCCAAGACATCGAGCTCAGTGGTGAAGTCTTTACCATCCAATAATCTTTTATTGAGGTTATATAGAAACCCAGTTGAATGTCCCATCTGTTTTGTGTTCTATCCGGACAACTTGAATCTCTCCCGTTGctgtttgcagccaatcTGTTCTGAATGCTTTGTGCAAATCAAGAGATTAGATCCCCACCCTCCTCACGATGATCCCACCAATGCCAATACTGTGAAAAGAACCACGGAAGAATTACCACACACATTGATCAGTGAGCCATCTAACTGTCCTTACTGTGCTATGACAGATTTTGGAGTTATTTTTGATAAAAACCTTGATTTTTCTACCGGCATCAATGGCATTCCACCGCatgattttgaacaaacGAACAAAAGTACACCCAATGttaatgataatgataatgaaaGTGATGAACAAGCCGTAATGTCGTCATCACCTACCAGTGAACAAGAACCGTCTATAATTCCAACGAAGCTTCGCAAAAGAAGGGAATCTGTTCCGGCAAATTCTCCTCGTGTCATCACGATCGATCAGATACGACCTGACTGGGAAAGTAAGCTTTTATCGGCGAGAAGCAAGTTGGCCCGTAAGGCTGCTGCTGCTAGCGCAATTCATGCTTCCAATTTAATCATTAACCCGGAGACTGAGATGGCTGAGTACGACACCcgtagaagaagaaacacGGGTAGCTCCACGCAGAGCCAACAGAATCTGCGATTGCAAACGATGGAAGAGCGAatgattgaagaagctttaCGTTTGTCGATCatagatgaagaagaacgCAAACGTAAAGAGGAGGAAAAGAAACGCAAAGATAAGTCTAATAGAGATAGATCCTTTTCATAGTTCTGGGTTTTAGTTTTTATACACATATGATAAGAAGGCTTTGTGTTCACCAATTGTAGTAAAGTTAAAGCTTAAATATCCAAGTTAAACAAAAATGCACTAGATCGCAAAAATTGCAAATTTCATACTTAGAATGTGCATAACTGTATATCTGCTTACCAGAGGACTCGGTATAATTGACAAATTACTGTGTTATTCACTTCCATACTATACTGGTCCACCAAGTCCACATTTCTATACAACCAAGTACAATACATTGTATTTTACTGTCATCACGTGATGTGTTGCGAAGAAAATTTGTCGTCAACTAATACATGTTTTATGGCAAATGTTACATTTATCATATCTGAGAATTTCACCCGATTTGGAAATCGCTATCTAGGTTGGGCTAATCTCCACCTTTAATCACATCAAGTCAAAATCGTGCTATCCTTCAGCTAACTTCTTCCCCAGTTCAGAGTATTTTATGACAAGAATGTCACGGGATGAACAGCGCCGCATAAAGCCGTTAAGCGAGAAAATAGTGCGGTGAAAATAAACCTTGCATATTCATAATTACAGTTAAATGGAACAGTTGTCCCAGCTGGTGATAGGAGGAGGTGATGAGTACCTCGTACCTGAGCCCATTAATCAGGTACCAGTAAAGCGACTATTCGATTTTCAGACAGGGAAACTAAAAGAATCCATGAAATTACCAAAAGACTTTGAGCTAGACGACAGCGAAATCCTATTCAAAATTAAATTAATAGCCGTCAACTACGGCAGAGACTTTGAGCTTATGAAGCAGTATAACACAGAAACCAGTACTCTGGGAGGTCGGATTCTACCGTCCAATATCGTTCCGTGCAATAAATTTATTGGTAAGATCTATGCCAGTAACGATGTGAACTTAGACTTCGAGTTGGACAACTCAAAATTCCTTGTGTTTCCTCATACTACTTgtattcaacaaggtttCCCTACATTATGCAAGAACTGTACCCACTATTTGTCGTCACATAGGTCGGCAGTCGGTACATCAAGCTTTTTGCCTTGTTTGGCCAGATTCGAATTTGGGTATAATGTTGATGGGGGTTTACAAGATTTtatcaagatcaaaaatAGTCTGGAAATATTGATCAAAGTCCCCGATAATGTCAGTACACATGATGCAGCTCTCTCATTGGACATCCTGTTGCCATTCTATAGCTACTTCAAGTGGCTTCAAAATAGTGGTAATTATAATCCTACTGACAAAATACTATTGGTACTCAGTGACTCGAGAAAGGAGATGAATGATGTGCTCGTAGTATTCAAAATGCTTCAACTAATAGAGAAAAACGTCACAATTATAGATGCTCCCCAGATTAAAGCTATGACGCCAAGCGAAGAAAACACCTTTCTGTCCCACTTTAATATGGTGTTGACGTTTGATTTCAATCATAGAGTGTTGAATTTTTGCTTCAATAGTATCATTTCCACCGGTCTTGAGTCCACTAAGTCTCGGTACCGGTTTGTCATGTTTAACCAATACTTTCCGGTGGATTTTTCCAACTACAAGCAGTTTGATTTAACTGATAAGGTCATTACCGAGTTTAAATTGAATTGGTTTCATAAATTTGACCTTATTGACTTGCTCTCATATTTGTCTAGTTTGAACAATTCCACTCCTCGCAAGAGTTTAAGTTCGGTTGAAGATTCGACGACGAAAAGCCCTACCAAAAGCGTTTTTTCCGATGCTTCTACAACACTGGAAACCACGTCGTCTTCAACCAAAGGAaaaactgaagaagactACCATAATAATCGTTTTGTCAAACTGCACGAAATAAATGAGCTTTTGTCACTACCATCAAAAGTACATTGGCTTTATTATGAAAAAGATgtggacttggccaacgaATTTCAAAAAACAGACAACTCTCACTCTACGAGGCATATCAATAAACTAATGAAGCTGAACAAAAATGTCAAAATATGCTATAACAATAGACCCAACAAGAGCAAAGTCAACGCTTTCATCTTGTAACTTGTAAATTATTGTATTATAATTATGAAATATGTATGTATAGAACTGTGGTGTTTTAATACACATGCAATATAAATATTACTTGCTCAAATCGTGAATGCTATCTTTGACAAcatctttcaatttcactAAATTGAGGAATCtcaatttttcatcttgTAAATGGGCATTATCACTTGATTGGCCACAAGGAATTTGACATGCTGGGGCATTCAATGTTTTCTCCAAGAACCTAATACTTGGGATAGATCCACCTTCACGGATTAGCAAAGGTTCAATTTCCCAATTCTTTTGTAAGTTTGCATACAAAACCTTGTAGAATGtgttttcaacatcacctAACCAAGGCTCAACTTCGTGGCTTATAGAAATGTCAATTTTATTTGTGgaattcaacttggtgaaattgtcggtcaagaagttgattaGACTATCTTTTATTTGGTTGACTTCTTGATTTGGCACGATTCTCATCGACACTGAAGCTGTGGCAGTTTTGGGGATGATAGTATCATTATTCGGGCCACTTACTTCAATCTTGTGTATGGTAAATGAAGGCTTTGTCCATTGAGCAATCAATTCATCAAGCCTGAATTTGGGATTGTATGAAACAATTTTATCGAAAAATTCAAGTTCCTTGGGACTACTTTCATTGATATTATCATAGAAATTAGGGATAAGAATTTCATTCGTCACTGGGTCACTCAACGTATTCAATACCTGGACTAGGTCCATTGTGGGTTCCTTGCAAACACCACCATGGACACCTGAATGTCGATCTGGATGATCACTCTCCACTTGAATAGAGCAGTTTATAACACCTCTTAAGCCGTAATTTAAGCATGGTCTCTCATCATCTAGCCAATAAGAGTTAGACAATAAAATCCAATCGATATCACCGATTAaatccaagttctccaacaCAGTCTCCTTAAATTGCTTGGAaccattttcttcttcacccTCAATGACAAAAGTAAAGTCAACATCCAATTCATTGGATTCGAAAAGCTCAGCAATAGCGTGGATTATGGCTAAAGTGGGCCCTTTGTTATCACTAGAGCCTCTTCCGTATAAGTACCCATTTTTATTGGTTAATTCAAAGGGGTTCACTGACCAGTTGTTCCTCTCCTCTGCTTCAACCACATCATAGTGGCCATAGTACAAGAGTCTCTTGGCATTCTTACTATTGGAAGTATTCTTGAATGTAGAAATAATAATAGGATTACCATTGTCGATAGGAATCAAATGAGTAGACTTTGCACCAAAACTATCAAAAagcttgatcaagaacttggtaCAATTTCTGGAATCATCCATACATAATTCAGGATATTTCAGAATAGTTTTATAGCTTATaaatttcttcaaattcttcactAGCATGTCATTGTTCAAAACAcctttgaaggttttgattGTCTCCCGTTCTGAAGAGCCCACCATATTGTAAAGAGTGACTACCTTCTTTCCACCTGCCACCAAAGCTATCTGGTCGTCGGGCCTATATTCGTAGGAATATAAGGTTAGGATTGGATCGCTGTTAAGTTTATAGACTCTTCGATTGTAGATCAAATTCAAACCTAACTTATTCCCATAAATTATCATTTGACCCATTGTCACCAATGCATTCACTTGCTCATTATTAGGAGTACTGAAAGACTTGATCATTTGAAACGTCAACAAGTCCCATACGTTGATTACCCCGCTGGATAACCCAGCATACAAATACGTCTGATTTATGTGCATTGAGAGAATTGACTCTTCGTTATGCAAAGATTCAACCTTTGAAAGTGTCAACTTCTCTGTCTGAGGATCACATTGAATTCCCCAAATATTAATCAAACCATCACCTCCCCCACTTATTAAAATCTTGGAATATTGAGGAAAATTGGACAATAGAAACTCATTGGTAAACACCCGAAGGTTGTAAATATATCCAAAATGAGCAAACAGTACTGAATTTATAGTTTCGACTTCACATAAACTaatttctttcaaaaaattgatttctttAGCCTGAGTGCTAACTTTTCCTCCGGGCCCAGTTGAAtcaaaaaacttgttgtATCTCAAATGAGGTAAATTATTTCTGTCTATGGCTATGGCATAGTCTACATTCGAAAAATCAACTTTGCACCACACAATGGAAGCGTTTTGGCAACCGATAAATAAAtgtttcaagaattcaCAGTAGTAAATGGAGAATATATCTCCGATGTCTATGGAAGAATAAATGATCTTGATACACTGGATTCTCTCACTGCTCAAATCATAtatcttgatcaatgaaTCACTTCCAGCCGTAAATAGGTACTTTTCATCTTCGGTTAAGCTGAGACATAAATTTGAACCAGTCATTTCTGGTTCACTTAGTGTTTCCAAATGTGTGtaatcttcaagtgaatAGATAAGGATCTTTCCATTCTGGGTACCACAAATAAGCCGTTTTCTGAGGGGGGCAATAATGCTGGAAATAATACTGTCGTCACTGTTCCATAAGTGGGTCAAGTGAGGTGGTTCAAGCGGGAGACTTTCGGAATTCATTGTGTCTTGAAGACAAGAGGGTTTAATGGAGCCACTAGGAGGTATTGAGGAAGATGGAAACGGACTAGGAGAGTAGCTCTCTCGTAATTCGGTGGCCAGCTGAAAGGAAGAGTTCCTTATGGTATCCACGTAGTCCATTTTTTTCGGCTGCTGGATATGATCACTTCCAGGTATTCTTTGTGGTACAAAAAACTGTGGCAGAATTCAGATCGCGAAGGATTGCAAATGATGAGCTCGAGGTAGAAACATGAAATGTATTGGACAAGTTTATGAAAAATTCTGGAGATTTTCGAAGACAAGCACTTATCATAAGTGTTCTGAGACATTTCATCGATGCATATGGCTGTTTTAGAGCAGCTTTAGAGGCGTATTTCTGAACTATTTCGTCGTAAAAGTCTCCATTTAGCCTCAGGAAGGTACAGAAAATATCGTTGAGATACATACCTTCTCTCTATCCTTATGAGTATGGTTCCGGGTGTTATGTTTACTCTGATACCCTTGAAAATTTTCTCTACCGCCGATAATTGGCATCTGCCAAATTGCCAAATCGCCAAATTCGCATCAGCCTCCATGAAAATCAAAATTGTTAAGTGCTCCTCGTGTGAAAACAACAATTATGTCCTTGGTGTTTGCGGATCTAGAAGATTCCTTGGTGTTCTTACACAAATCTAGTGGTGGATGCTTAGTGGCATCTAACGGCGTGATTGGTGTGAAATCCTCTGTTCCATCGATTTACAAACAAGTGAGTTTTACACCTGTTAGTTGTATTATTGGTCTCATCAGACTTAAGGTCAATTCCTATTTAATCATCGCCAACAGTCATGAAGATGTCGGTCAGATAATGGGTGAGACCATTGGTAGAGTTTCCAGCTACAAAATTCTCCCAATCAACAAACACAAAGATGTTTCTAGTAATCAGGAGGAAACTAattacttgaagttggtcaaaGAACATTTGAATAAGAATGATTTCTACTTTGCTGTTAACAACGTGTTTGATTTAACTAATAACTTGCAGACACAGTACACGGAGCCAGGCACCAAGATTAACCTGGAGTTCTGGTGGAACAAGTACTTAAGTGAGAGCTTGCTTGACGCCGGTGCGAGTCAAGAGTTTATCACTCCAATCATCAACGGTTATGTTAAAAGTAAGTCTATAAAGTTTGCTGGTAGTTATCATAATGAATTCAATTACATTTTGATCACCAGAAAATCCAATGCAAGAGTCGGTACAAGATATTTTAGAAGAGGTATAGATAACGAAGGAAACGTTGCTAATTTCAACGAAACCGAACAAATCATCTTTACCAATAATGATCAAGTTTTGAGTTTCTTACAGATTAGAGGGTCGGTTCCACTTTACTGGagtgaaatcaacaacttgtgCTATAAACCAAACTTGGTCGTTTCTACCAAAAATGCTATTGACGCTACTGTTCAGCACTTTTCGAATCTGGTGTCCAACTATGGGGAGATTTTCTGTGTAAATCtcgtcaacaacaaagGCTATGAATTGCCTATCAAAGAAGGATATGAATCGATTGTGAACAGTTTGCCCTCTACTCTTAAGAAGGCAGTACATTATGTCTACTTTGACTTTCATCACGAATGTAAGAACAtgaagtttgaaaatgcTGACAAATTGATCCCAATCTTGGAAAATATGGGCTTTGACCAAGCCAACTACTTTCATtatgatttcaagaatcaaaaagtGGTGAATTTACAAAAGAAGTGTGTCAGGACAAATTGTATGGACTGTTTGGATAGAACTAACGTGGTACAGTCTATTCTCTCTCGGTACATTTTACAGAAGAATTTTAGTGAGTTGGGATACTTAGACTATGCTACCCCTTGGAAACAAGTGGACCCAGAGTTTAACTTTATATTTCAGAATATTTGGGCTGATAATGCTGATGCCGTTTCTAGAAGTTACAGCTCAACTCCAGCTTTGAAAACTGACTTTACTAGGTTGGGCAAGAGAACTATAAGAGGATCCTTACTGGATTTGAATAATTCCATTATCAGATACTACAATAACAATTACCACGATGGTGTTAGACAGGACTCATTTGACTTGTTTCTCGGAAAGTTTAAGCCGTATGAACTGGTTGAAAATCCGTTCATCGATTACAGACCAAACTATATTCAATTGCTTCCATACTTGTTAACAACCTCgttcttgattttgttttctaTGATATTATACCCTAAAGGGTCTTTGActaacttcaagaacttgctTACGGTGTCGGTCTGTTTAGCATTCCAATTTAACCTGTTCAAGTACATTTTAGCCAACTCTTATCAATTTGTGAACTGGcccaacttggtgaacttggactttttgacTAAAACCAAGGTAAGAGATTCCACTAGAAGAGTTACCGGTATCAAGTACGATACTGCCAAGGACTTTAAAGTGCAAACCAAAAAGAGTAATTAAAGTGGTATTTTTTGTTCCGTATGTATTTTGAATGTAGATAAAGCGACTGAAAAATTAATTTGAGAACTCAAAAAAACTCCTACATGAGCGTGACAGAAGGTGAAGGAATCGTATGTGATGATATTATGATAAGCCCCATTATTAGAGGTCTCTTCCGTGTACTGGAAGACTCCGGGGATGTATGGCGGCACTTTAAGCCAATATGACTAAGGAAAACGCAGACTAACCAGTATAGATTCCTTCTTACATTACTGAATTGACATCAAACCCTGTCATCAGAATCAGGAACATCCATCCAGAATTAACAGAAGATGACTTATCAGGATTACTCAGTCAAATTTCACCCGTAGAATTTGTCAAGTTCGACGCTGATAAGAAGTCTGTTGCTTACTGTGGTTTCCAAGAAAACTGGTCAGAAAACAACGCTGAAtccatcaaaaagttcGACGGTAGAAAGGCAATGGGCAAGATTTTGATTGTGGAGGATCCTTTGAAGCCTAAAACAGTAAAAAGTTTGCAAGACCGGTTGGGACCACTTCCTGGGGCTAGAGAAAGAGGATTCAGAGGACCCAAACGCAGAGATAATCGAGGCCCAAGAGGTCCTAGAGATTCTAGAGATTTCAGAGACCCTGGCGATATCAGACAAAAACAGCGAGGTAGAAGAGAGCCTCCTAAGCCCAAAAAGGTGCCTAAGTCGGTTGAGGACTTGGACAGAGAGTTGAGTGAATATATGAACAGCACTTAGATAGATTTTGTACTATTATATGTTAAACGCGGCCAGAAGTCGCACACCAGAATTAAAAAAAAGTTTAGTGTTAGAGGTACAGATgaacaacgagttgaagcAGCTCTCCGAAGACCTTCACCAGGTGAAAGGATGTGTAGGGCAACTTCAGGGGGCATTTCAGCATATTATGAAAGTTTTTCCACCTCCGAAACAATATGAACAACTCGTACAACTTGTGAATTCTCTAGACCCATCTGGGTTGAGTGCCGACGACAATACCATTTTacaaaagttgaagaacttgttaAATTGTGCGCCTGTAAAGGTGGGAGCCAAGATTAAGCTGCTTGTAGATGAAGATAAATTGCCGTTTCTCCAAGCCCTTGGTGCCATACCAAGCatgaagtttcttcaagcaCCTACTCTTGACTATCTACTTGACTATGGCCATGAATCCTATCGCATAAGTGAGGATTTGGCTATCCTCAAAGAGCTTGAGTCCAGTGAGGATGATCTTCAGGACTCTGCTGAGTATGGAAAAGGAGAAATCCAATTGCCGATGTTATTACCTTTACAAGatgaacttcttttccagAAAGCATTTCATGACCCTTCATTCGTGGACCCCATAATAGAGATTCAAGACGTGAGCAAGTACACGctgttcttcaacactaAACTTATCCACCAGGGAACTTActatttgaagttgatattGTGGGAACTTGTTGACTTTAAATATCCCCACATATATTATGCTGATGCTGAAGTACTTGTACTGAAGCTCATGGATCATAATGTGCTTTTCAAGTTATCACTAGTCTACAGGCTTGTTGAtaatttcaagttcaaattgtcAGACCGGATTTCTTTTGAAAACAAGATTTCCATGATAAGTGATCTCTTTCTAAGTTATATGGGGGCATTATCAATTGAGAAATCATTGCCTGAGCTCAAGATTTGGGTTTATAAAGTGTTCCGAGTTATTCTCCCAAAGCTAAAACAACAAgacttcaagtccaacacGTTAGGACCTGCTATTCGGAGTATGTTCACGTTTACGTTCTCTGAAATGAACTATCATTTTGAGACTCTTGAATCAGATCCATACGTGGTGAAGCTATATATCAAAGGGGTTTCCACGATTGGAACCAACTCTAAGAGCGAGGAATTGGCACAACTTAATGCCATCAAAGAGTTCATGAACAATAAAGACTATAAGCACAAGTTGCTACACGAACAATATCTTATCTCCTACAAAGCAAACGAACTCAAACAAGATGTTGATAGGtttgaaaagcttcttcaagacAATAATATTGCCGTCAGCTACGAGACCAACTCTGCTGGACCCGTTTATCACTGTGTCATTAAATGGAACGCGGTAGTTTTGGGAGTAGGTATCGATAAAAGTGAAACCATGGCCATCAAAAAAAGTCAGCAATCAAGTTATAATAACCTCAGTGTGTTGTTAAAACAAGATAATCTCTGACATTGTAAATTCAAACTCCCTTCACACATATCTAGCCAACCAAATATTAAGCATCGCAAAGTACCCGAAGTGCTCTGCAACAAACAAACGACTTCATAATCCCTTTCTCCTCTCTATATCATGGTGCAGGATTAATCTTATACGTGGTATTG is a genomic window containing:
- a CDS encoding uncharacterized protein (COG:E; EggNog:ENOG503NXEP; MEROPS:MER0026494), which translates into the protein MNSESLPLEPPHLTHLWNSDDSIISSIIAPLRKRLICGTQNGKILIYSLEDYTHLETLSEPEMTGSNLCLSLTEDEKYLFTAGSDSLIKIYDLSSERIQCIKIIYSSIDIGDIFSIYYCEFLKHLFIGCQNASIVWCKVDFSNVDYAIAIDRNNLPHLRYNKFFDSTGPGGKVSTQAKEINFLKEISLCEVETINSVSFAHFGYIYNLRVFTNEFLLSNFPQYSKILISGGGDGLINIWGIQCDPQTEKLTLSKVESLHNEESILSMHINQTYLYAGLSSGVINVWDLLTFQMIKSFSTPNNEQVNALVTMGQMIIYGNKLGLNLIYNRRVYKLNSDPILTLYSYEYRPDDQIALVAGGKKVVTLYNMVGSSERETIKTFKGVLNNDMLVKNLKKFISYKTISKYPELCMDDSRNCTKFLIKLFDSFGAKSTHLIPIDNGNPIIISTFKNTSNSKNAKRLLYYGHYDVVEAEERNNWSVNPFELTNKNGYLYGRGSSDNKGPTLAIIHAIAELFESNELDVDFTFVIEGEEENGSKQFKETVLENLDLIGDIDWILLSNSYWLDDERPCLNYGLRGVINCSIQVESDHPDRHSGVHGGVCKEPTMDLVQVLNTLSDPVTNEILIPNFYDNINESSPKELEFFDKIVSYNPKFRLDELIAQWTKPSFTIHKIEVSGPNNDTIIPKTATASVSMRIVPNQEVNQIKDSLINFLTDNFTKLNSTNKIDISISHEVEPWLGDVENTFYKVLYANLQKNWEIEPLLIREGGSIPSIRFLEKTLNAPACQIPCGQSSDNAHLQDEKLRFLNLVKLKDVVKDSIHDLSK
- the SAC1 gene encoding Phosphoinositide phosphatase sac1 (EggNog:ENOG503NUMD; COG:I), which encodes MSLVFADLEDSLVFLHKSSGGCLVASNGVIGVKSSVPSIYKQVSFTPVSCIIGLIRLKVNSYLIIANSHEDVGQIMGETIGRVSSYKILPINKHKDVSSNQEETNYLKLVKEHLNKNDFYFAVNNVFDLTNNLQTQYTEPGTKINSEFWWNKYLSESLLDAGASQEFITPIINGYVKSKSIKFAGSYHNEFNYILITRKSNARVGTRYFRRGIDNEGNVANFNETEQIIFTNNDQVLSFLQIRGSVPLYWSEINNLCYKPNLVVSTKNAIDATVQHFSNSVSNYGEIFCVNLVNNKGYELPIKEGYESIVNSLPSTLKKAVHYVYFDFHHECKNMKFENADKLIPILENMGFDQANYFHYDFKNQKVVNLQKKCVRTNCMDCLDRTNVVQSILSRYILQKNFSELGYLDYATPWKQVDPEFNFIFQNIWADNADAVSRSYSSTPALKTDFTRLGKRTIRGSLSDLNNSIIRYYNNNYHDGVRQDSFDLFLGKFKPYESVENPFIDYRPNYIQLLPYLLTTSFLILFSMILYPKGSLTNFKNLLTVSVCLAFQFNSFKYILANSYQFVNWPNLVNLDFLTKTKVRDSTRRVTGIKYDTAKDFKVQTKKSN
- a CDS encoding uncharacterized protein (COG:A; EggNog:ENOG503PVD2), producing MSVTEGEGIIPSYITELTSNPVIRIRNIHPELTEDDLSGLLSQISPVEFVKFDADKKSVAYCGFQENWSENNAESIKKFDGRKAMGKILIVEDPLKPKTVKSLQDRLGPLPGARERGFRGPKRRDNRGPRGPRDSRDFRDPGDIRQKQRGRREPPKPKKVPKSVEDLDRELSEYMNST